The genomic region GGGCGAGATGCAGCCGCAGGCGGATAAAACCGTCGGCGGGCTGCCAGCGCAGCGTCTCGATCAGCGAAAAATCGGTCATCGCGCGATCCATTGATCGCCGACGGCGAAGCGGGCCTTGAGCAGGCATTCCTCATATTCGGCCTCGGCGGTGGAATCAAAGACAATGCCGCCGCCGACGTTAAAGACGGCCCGGCCGCCGTCAAAAAGCGTGATGGTGCGGATGGCGACGGAAAAACGCATGGCGCCGCTCGGCGAAATCATGCCGATCGCACCGCAATAGGCGTCGCGGGGTCCATCTTCGAGCGCGTGGAGGATTTCCATCGCGCGGATTTTCGGCGCGCCGGTGATCGAGCCGCAGGGAAAGAGGGCGGAAAAGATGTCGCGGATCGAAAGGCCGGGGATGAGCCTTGCCTGCACATGGCTGACCATCTGGTGAACGGTCGGATAGGTCTCGATGTCGAAGAGCTTCGGCACGTCGAGCGTGCCGACCTCGGTAATGCGGGAGATATCGTTGCGCAGCAAATCGACGATCATGCGGTTTTCGGCCTGCGTCTTGATATCGCGGCGCATGGCCTCGACGATTTCGGCATCCTCAGTGGCGGTGGCGCCGCGTTTCGCCGTGCCCTTCATCGGATGGGTCTCGATCCAGCCGTCTTCATCGGTACGGAAGAACAGTTCAGGTGACCGCGACAGGATAAGCGGGCCGCCGAGATCGATCAGCGCGCCGTATTTGACCGGCTGGCGCTCGATCAGCGACCAGAAGGCGGCACGGGGATCGCCGTTCCAGCGGGCCTCGACCGGCATGGTGAGGTTCGCCTGATAGGCATCGCCGAGCCGCAGGTGCTCGTGAAGGCGGTCGAAACGCTCTTTATATATGGGGAAATCCCAGGCCGCCTTGGGGGCGGTGAGAAACTCCTCGTTTTCGAGGCGCTGTTTCGGCTGGGCGAGCGGGTGTGTATCCGCCTGCGGCGCGTCGAAGACGCCGAAACAGAGCAGCGGGGTTTCGCGATCTTCACGGGCGAAGGGAGCGAGTTTCTCCTCGAAGAGATATCCGGCCTCGTAGGCCATATAGCCGGCAAGCCATTTGCCCTCGGCCTTGGCCTTTTCCATCCTGGCAAGGCCGGCGAAGAACTCGGCGCATGTTCGCGCGACGATGATCTCGGCCGGCTCGGCGAACAGCATCACCTGTTCGATCGTGTCGTCTCGGAAGAGAATATAGGGTTGACTGGCCACGCAACGCTTTCGGTTTGTTCTGCTCCCCATTGCTCGGATGCGATCGGGAGCCTCGGATATTTTCTCTCTTCTCCCCTCGGGGAGAAGATACCCGAAGGGCAGGCGAGGGGGGAGCGAAGCGACGTCCTGAGCGTATGCAAAGGAGAGGTTCTGCCGTGTCGCCCCCTCATCCGCCTGCCGGCACCTTCTCCCCGAGGGGAGAAGGGACTCGCTCTCTTACGCCCTATCCAAAGCCTCCAATTCGTCGATCAGCCCTTCGATCATCGACAGGCCCTGGCTCCAGAACGACGGATCGGTGGCATCGAGGCCGAAAGGCTTCAGCAGCTCCGAGTGATGCTTGGTGCCGCCGGCCTTCAGCAGTTCGAAATACTTCTCCTGAAAACCCTTCTCGGCCTTCTGGTAGACGGCGTAGAGCGAATTCACCAGGCAATCGCCGAAGGCATAGGCGTAGACATAGAAGGGCGAGTGGATGAAATGGGGGATATAGGCCCAATAGGTCTCGTAACCTTCAGAAATGCTGATCGCCGGCCCGAGGCTTTCGGATTGGACGGAGAGCCAGAGTTCGCCGATATCGTCGGCGGTGAGTTCACCAGCCTTGCGGGCGGTGTGCAGTTTGCGCTCGAATTCGTAGAAGGCGATCTGGCGCACGACCGTGTTGATCATGTCCTCGACCTTCTGAGCGAGCATCGCCTTGCGCTCGCGCGTGTCGCTGGTCTTTTCCAGAAGCGCGCGGAAGGTCAGCATCTCGCCGAAGACCGACGCGGTCTCGGCAAGCGTCAGCGGCGTCTGGCACATCAGCGCCCCTTGCGCGCCGGCGAGAACCTGGTGCACGCCGTGGCCGAGTTCATGGGCAAGCGTCATCACGTCGCGCGGCTTGCCCATATAGTTGACGAGCACATAGGGGTGGGCCGAGGGAACCGTCGGATGGGCGAAGGCGCCGGGCGCCTTGCCGGGGCGGACCGGGGCGTCGATCCACTGCTCGTCGAAGAAGCGCCGGGCGATATCAGCCATCTCGGGGGCGAAATTGCCATAGGCCGAAAGCACCGTATCCTTCGCCTCTGGCCAGGAGATGACGGCGCTGGAGGTTTCCGGAAGCGGCGCGTTGCGGTCCCAGAAATTCATCTGCTCCATGCCGAGCCACTTCGCCTTCATCTTGTAATAGCGGTGCGAAAGGCGGGGATAGGCTTCACGGACGGCCGCGGCCAGCGCATCGACGACCTCACGCTCGACGCGATTTGCGAGATGCCTGGAGTCGGCGATGTCCTCGAAGCCGCGCCAGCGGTCGGAGATATCCTTGTCCTTGGCAAGCGTATTGGTGATCAGCGTGAAGATGCGGATATTGGCCTTGAAGGTTGCGGCGAGCGCCATGGCCGCCTTGCGGCGCACTTCGGGATCCTTCTCCTGCAGCATGTTCAGCGCCACTTCGAGCGGCACTTTTTCGCCATCGATCTCGTAGCGCAGTTCCGCCATGGTTTCGTCGAAGAGGCGATTGAAGGCGGCCGCCGATGTCATCGACTTCTCGAGGAAGAGCTGTTCCAGCCGGTCGTCGAGCTGGTAGGGCTTGTCTTTCCTGAGATCGACCAGCCACGGGCGATAGTGGCCGGCGGCGGGGTCTTTGGCCATGCTGGCATCGATCACCGCGTCGTCGATGCGGTTGAGTTCGAGCGCGAAGAACAGCAGGTGCCCTGAGAATTCGGTGATCTTGGTCTGCACGTCGCCATAGAGCTTGCCGTTGGCCGGATCGGTGGTGTCGGAGAAATAGGTGAGGCCGGCGAAGGAGCCGAGGCGGCCCATGATATCGTCCAGCGCCTCATATTCCTTCAGCGCCGCGCCGATGCCTTCGTCGCCGGTTTTCGTTGCCGCCTCGGCGAGTTTGCCCTTCCATTTTTCTTCAAAGGCGATCGCGGCCTTGCCGGCCTTTTCCATGTCGGCGACGAAAGCGGTCGAGGTGGCGGAGGGATAAAGATCCTGCAGCTTCCAGACCGGCAGATCGCCGAGCCCCGGATCGGAGGGCCCGGCTGGCGCTGCTGCCGACAAAAGAAGGCGGGCGTGCGGGAGCTCGATTTTCATGGGGCAATTCCTCTCCACTTTCATAACAGGTCTGCTTGAATAAGCGCGAGAAGGCCCGGCATCAAGGGCCTTTCGGCGCAAGAAAGGCGTCGGTTCGGCACGAAAATGACCTGTTCCAATCGTTAAAATGCAATTGTTTCTCAAAACTGGATGTTCAAGCCTTCCTGTCAGAGTGCGCTTCATGGTTTCGCATGAAGTGAGGCGACAATGACCGGTTACAATGAGCTCAAGGGAGCAGGGCAAATCCTCGTGGTCGAGGACGACCCGGTGCAGCGGCGCCTGCTCAAGAACGCAATCGAGCGTCACGGCCATGTCGTGCACCAGGCGGAAAACGGCCGTATCGGCCTGGAAATGGTCAAACGCGACAGCGGCCTTTTCAACGTCATCGTGCTCGACCTGATGATGCCGGAGATGACCGGCCTCGAATTCCTCGACGCACTTCACGAATTCGGCACGCAGATCCCCGTGATCGTGCAGACGGGCCAGGGCGGCATCGAAACGGTGGTGCAGGCAATGCGCGCCGGCGCCTTCGATTTCGTCGTCAAGCCGGTCTCGCCCGAACGTATCGCCACCTCGATCTCGAACGCGATGAAGCTCGACCAGCGCGAGGTGAAGGCGCGGGCCGGGCGCCGGTCGCGCTCGGGCGCGGTCGGCTTCGACGACATCGTATCGGCAAGCCCGGCGATGATCCGCGTCATCGATCTCGCCCAGCGGGCGGCTCAGTCCAACATCCCGGTTGTGCTCGAAGGTGAATCCGGCGTCGGCAAGGAACTGGTGGCGCGTGCCATCCAGTCCGGCGGCGACCGCGCAAACAAGCCCTTCGTCACGGTCAATTGCGGGGCGATCCCGCACAATCTCGTCGAGAGCATTCTGTTCGGCCATGAGAAGGGCGCGTTTACAGGCGCGACCGAGCGCCACATCGGCAAATTCATGGAAGCCGACGGCGGCACCATCTTCCTCGATGAGATCGGCGACCTGCCGCTCGAGGTGCAGGTGAAGCTGTTGCGCGCCGTGCAGCAGGGCGAGATCGAGACCGTCGGCGCGCGCACCGCGCATAAGGTCAATGTCCGGCTGATCTCGGCGACCAACAAGGATCTGATCGAGGAGGTCAAGAACGGTCATTTCCGCGAAGATCTCTACTATCGCCTGAACGTTTTCCCGATCACCATCCCGGCGCTGCGCAAGCGCAAGGAGGACATTCCGCATCTGGTGCGGGTCTTTGCCGACCGCTTCTCCAGCGAGCAGAAGAACGGCCGCCGCATGACGGTGAATTCAGGCGCGCTGGCGCTGCTGACCGCCTATGACTGGCCGGGCAATATCCGCCAGCTCGAAAACGCGATCTTCCGCGCGGTCGTTCTGGCCGAAGGGCCGGAGCTGACGGAAGGGGACTTCCCGCAGATCGCCGCCCAGCTTCCGGAATATGAAGTGGTGGATCACCTGGCGCTGGTTGCCGACAATACCGGCCTCGATCCCGACGACAGCTATGGCGAGGAATTCAGGGCGTCGATCTCGGGAGAGGTGCACCACCGTCTGTCCGAAACCTCCGAAAATGCGATCGCCAGCGTCAATCCAGCCGGCGACGTGCGCAAGCTTGCCGATGTCGAGGAGGAGCTCATCCGATTCGCACTCAAATTCTATCGTGGGCAGATGAGTCAAGTGGCGCGCAAACTTGGCATCGGCCGGTCCACACTTTATCGCAAACTCAAAGATTACGGCATAGACCCCGATAATCCCCAGAAAGATGCGGCTTAAGCGCTTTTTATTAAGACTAAGGCAACCACGATTTGTTACTGATCATAAACCACTTGTTAGTGGCTCGTTCACTATGTAAAGAAAAGGTTGATCATGTGTGGCATTTTTGCCATCGTGTGACCGCATTTGACAGTCATCTGAGACAGTACGGGACATTGTCTGTCTGACGGGGATCGAGTTGCCGAATCTGAATGGGAATTCCAAGCCTTCGCGCTTGAGCTGGCGCTTGTTGTGCGCCGACATCTGCGGAAAGGCAGCAAGGACGGCAGCGGCCGCCCTTCTTGCGCTCGCGGTCTCCTCACCGGTATTCGTCAGTACACCTTCTGAAGCAGCGGGCGACACCCGCAGCCTCAAGCTCTATTTCATCCATACCGGCGAAAAGGCCGTCATCACCTACAAGCGCAACGGCAAGTTCGACCCCAAGGGTCTGGAGCAGCTCAACCGCTTCCTGCGCGACTGGCGTAAGAACCAGCCGACGAAGATGGATCCGCGGCTGTTCGACCTGATCTGGGAAGTCTATCGCCAGAGCGGTTCGCGGGATTATATCAACGTCGTCTGCGGTTTCCGTTCGCCGGGTACCAACGAGATGCTGCGCGGCCGTTCGCGCAACTCGGGCGTCGCCGAAAAGAGCCAGCATATGCTCGGCAAGGCGATGGACTTCTTCATTCCGGACGTCAAGCTCGCGACATTGCGCGGGATCGGCATGAAGATGCAGGTCGGCGGCGTCGGCTTCTATCCGAAATCGGGTTCGCCCTTCGTGCATATGGACGTCGGCGGCGTTCGCGCCTGGCCGCGCATGAGCCGCGACGAGCTGGTCCGGCTTTTCCCGAACGGTAACACCATTCATATTCCGGCTGACGGCAAGCCGCTGCCGGGCTATCAGCAGGCAATGGCAGACTATAAGCGCCGCGTCAGCGGCACGCAGATCGAGATCGCCAGCGCTTCCGAATCGGCGCCGAAGCACAAGACGCTGTTTGCCGCGCTGTTCGGCGGCGGAGCGGACGAGCAGGAAGACGAGTCGGACGATTCGACGCCTGTGGCCGTCGCCAAGGCGACGCCGCCGAAGGCCGCGCCCGCGCCTGCCGAACCGCAGCAGACCGAAGTCGCCGATCTGAACGCGCCGGTGCCGCAGGTTCGCCCGGCATTCAGCAACCAGCCGGCCGGCAGCGACATGGCGAGCGCGCTCATCGCACCGCCTTCGGGTAATGCCGCGCAACAGGCTCTTGCAGCGGCCCTTCCGGCCGATCAGGCCCGGCCACAGCAGTTTGCCGATCTCAGCGCCTACAGCATTCCGGTTCCCTCGCTTCTCGGCCCGCGCCGCGCGCCTGGCGACGCAGAGGTTGCGTCGCTGACGGGCGACAACGGCCTGCCGGTTCCGACGCCGATCGAGCGCCCTGCCGTTGCCGAGAACCTTCTTGCCGCGGCCGATGCCGATCCGGAAGCCGAGGCCGACGAAGCCGATCAGGATGCACTGTCTCCCGCTGTCGCCGATGCGCTCGAGCAGCAGCGGAACGAGGGGGACAGTCAGATCGCGTCGAAGGCGCCTGAGATGACGGTGGAGCAGGCGATCAATGCCGCGATGACGCAAAAGCCGCCTGCCGCAAAACCGCCGCTCGAGCTCGCAGCCTTGGCGCCGATGACCAAATCGGCAAGCTTTGGCGACGGCTTCGACGAACCGGCCACCGAAAATGCCGTGGCGCAGGGCCTGCCCACCAAGGGCGGCCGCCCGACGCACAAGGAAGCCGCCGCGGCGGACGCCAGCCGCGCGACGGTTCGTACCGAGCCGAAGCTGACGCAGAAGATGATTTCGCAGTGGGCGCTGACCAATGCCCGCCTGGAAATGGCCTCCAAGCAGGTCAAGGCGCCGCGTTTCGTCAGCCAGACGATGCGCGCCCAGCCGACCGCCGTCTATGCTGAAGGCTTCAACGTCAAGACCGCTTCGGTCGATCCGGCCCGCTTCAGCGGCACGGCTGTGAACTTCATGGAAGTGCGCAAGTTCAACACGAACTGAGCCGGCCGATCAGGAAATATCAAAAAACCGCCGGAGCGATCCGGCGGTTTTTCATTTGGCTGCTTCGACTGGATCAGGCCATCGTTTAACCTGGCGCGTTCTCCGCAAAAGAAAAGCCGCCGGGCGTCCGGCGGCTTGTCGGCATCCGCGGTGCGAAGCGGATCAGCCTTCCGGCGGTGATTCGATCATGCCGAGCGCGTGCAGGTAGGTGTCGAGGATGGCTTCCTCTTCCATGCGTTCCTGCTCGTCCTTCTTGCGCAGCGCCACGACCTTCTTCAGGATCTTGGTATCGAAGCCCATTCCCTTGGCTTCGCCATAGACGTCCTTGATGTCGTCGGCGATGGTCTTCTTTTCTTCTTCCAGCCGTTCAATGCGCTCGATGAAAGCGCGAAGCTGATCGCGGGCGACGCCATGAGCATCAGACATCGTGTTCTCCTGGTTTTTCGGTGATCAATTTTGGATGCCAGTGACTGCCGCGAAGCGGCGTCAGGGTCAAGCCTGTTCGCGGCCAGCCAAGCTATTTGTGTGGGTTGTTCAGTTCAAATGCAGCCTTTTGCACAGGCGAGGCCTCGTTCTGGTGAAGATTCTTCCAGTTCTCATAGGACATGCCATAGACCATCTCGCGCGATTCGTCCCTGCTAACCGGGACACCTTCAGCCTCGGCGGCTTCGCGATACCAGTTCGACAGGCAGTTGCGGCAGAAGCCGGCCAGATTCATCAGATCGATGTTCTGAACGTCGCTGCGTTCGCGAAGATGTGCGACGAGGCGGCGGAAGGCGGCAGCTTCGAATTCAATCTGTTGTTCCTTGCTGAGCGCGGTCATCTCGCTTCCTTTCGTTAAAGTGAGGCCTTTCGTTAAATGGGGCTGTCGTTCAATAGGGGCCGGTGCGCGACAGATGAACGTCGTATCCGTGCAAGGCGGGATCGGCGTTCATCGCCGCAAAGATCGGCGCCAGGCGTTCGGCCCATGCCGATATGCCGGTCTCGTCTGCGATCAGGTCCTGCCGCACCTCGAGCAGCGCGTGCGGAATGCCAGTGATCATGCAATGGCGGTACATGGTATCGCCCTTCAGCGCGCCGTCATAGGGTTCGTTGTCGCCAACGGCGAGATCGGGATCGGCACGTAGCATGTCAAGCAACGGGCCGACGGCGCGATGGTCGCTATCCCAGAGCACGGCAGCGTGCCAGGGACGGGGAATGCCTTTCCAGGCCGGCGTGAAGGAGTGCAGCGACAGCACCAGCGGTGCTCTGCCGGTGGCATTCGCCACGCCGTCGATCGTTGCGGCCACGGCATCGTGATACGGGCGATGGAAGGTTGCGATCCGGTCGTCCCATTCCTGCGGCGTGATCGGGTGATTGCCTGATATGACGGCGCCGTCTGATATCTTCATGATCAGCGTCGGATCGTCCTCGCCGCGGTTCGGGTCGATCAGCAGGCGCGAGAAGCCGCCTAGCACCGCGGGTACGCCGAGGCTCGCCGAAAGCTGCCGCGTCAGCCCCTCGATGCCGATGTCATAGGCGATGTGACGGGCGAAGGCCGCCTCCGGCAGGCCGAGCCGGCCATAGCGCGCGGGAAGGCGGTTCATCGCGTGATCTGCGAGGATCACCATGCCTTTGTCATGTTTGCCGGATAGGATTTCGAAGGATTGGAAGTCGTCCATCAGGAATTACCGATCGTCATTGGGTAGTCGGGTGCGGTCGGGCGCAGTGATCGCATGCGACTGCGCCACGTTCAAGCGCCCGCAGTCGGACAGAGGCTGAGCCGGACCCTCGGCGGGCGGTTTGTGAAAGGAAATATAATCGATTAGCATTGCGTTGACTTTCGCTTGACGGCGGCGCAAGAAGACAAGCATACGAATAACCGTGGAGCTATTTGGGAGCCGTGTTGATCCAAGCCGCGCCAAGTTTCCTCACGCGGTCCGGACCGCTGGTCCGTCTCGCTCTGTTTGCTCTTGCAGCCTTTATGCCGTTCTTCATCGCAGATGCTGCGCGCGCCGATTTTCGCGTCTGCAACGGAACACAAAATCTCGTCGGTGTGGCGATCGGCTATCGGGCCAAGGATGGCTGGATGACCGAAGGTTGGTGGCAGGTGCCGGCAACGACCTGCGCCACCTTGATCGAGGGCGAATTGCAATCGCGTTATTATTACCTCTACGCAGAGGACGCTGCCCGGGGAGGACGTTGGACGGGTGACGTGCAGATGTGCGTGGCGGAAAACGAGTTCAAGATCACGGGTGTGCAGGATTGTTATGCCCGGGGTTACCAGAAGATGGGATTCAAGGAATACGACACGGGCCGCCAGGGCAGCTGGATGGTCCAACTCTCCGACACCCCAGGGACGCAAGAAAGCCAGAATTGATGAAGCGTAATCGCAAAATTAAAATCCTCGCCACCCTCGGGCCAGCCTCCGCCGAGGAATCGATGATCGAGAAGCTGCACCAGGCCGGTGCCGATGTCTTCCGCATCAATATGAGCCATGCGAGCCACGACGTGATGCGCACGCTGATCCAGCGTATCCGCTCGGTCGAAGCCCGCTCCGGCCGGCCGATCGGCATTCTCGCCGATCTGCAGGGACCGAAACTGCGTGTCGGCAAATTCGTCGACAGCAAGGTCGACCTGAAGCCCGGCCAGACCTTCACGCTCGATAACAACGAAGCGCTCGGCGATCAGACCCGCGTCTATCTGCCGCATCCCGAGATCCTGGAATCGGTGCAGCCCGGCCACCGCCTGCTGATCGACGACGGCAAGCTGGCGCTGCGCGCAGAAAAATGCGACGGCAAGAGCATCGTTTGCACCGTTATTTCGGGCACCCGCATCTCCGACCGCAAGGGCGTCAGCCTTCCCGACACGCTGCTCGGCGTCGGTGCACTGACCGACAAGGACCGCGCCGATCTCGACGCCGTGCTCGCCACCGACGATGTCGACTGGGTGGCGCTGTCCTTCGTCCAGCGCCCCGACGACCTTGCCGAAGTGCGCAAGATCGCCCGTGGCCGTGTCGGCCTGATGTCGAAGATCGAAAAGCCGCAGGCGCTCGAGCGTATCGAGGAAATCATCGAGCTTTCCGATGCATTGATGGTCGCCCGCGGCGATCTCGGCGTCGAAATGCCGCTTGAATCGGTTCCCGGCATCCAGAAGCAGCTGATCCGCGCCTGCCGCCGTTCGGGCAAGCCGGTGGTCGTCGCCACGCAGATGCTGGAATCGATGATCTCGGCGCCGGTGCCGACGCGCGCCGAAGTGTCCGACGTCGCGACCGCCGTCTTCGAAGGCGCCGATGCCGTCATGCTCTCGGCCGAATCGGCCTCGGGCGACTATCCCGTCGAAGCCGTCTCGACCATGGCGTCGATTGCCACCGCCATCGAGCGCGAGCCGCATTATCCGGGCATCATCTATGCCCAGCGCGCCCAGCCGGAAGCAACCGGCGCCGATGCGATCTCGCTGGCCGCCCGCCAGATTGCCGAGACGCTGAAGCTCTCGGCGATCGTCTGTTATACCTCGTCGGGTACGACAGGCCTTCGCGCCTCGCGTGAGCGTCCGCAGGTGCCGATCCTGGCGCTGTCGCCGATCATCAAGACGGCACGCCGCCTTGCCGTCGTCTGGGGCCTGCATTGCGTCGTCACCCATGACGCGACCGATCTCGACGACATGGTCAACCGCGCCTGCCGCATCGTCGCGGACGAGGGCTTCGGCAAGCCGGGCGACCGCATCATCATCTCGGCCGGTGTACCGCTCGGCACGCCCGGCGCCACCAACATGATCCGCATCGCCTATATCGGTTCCGACGGCCAGAGCGGCATCTGATCCGATCGCATCTCTTTTAAGCCCGCCGTCTCCC from Rhizobium sp. BT03 harbors:
- the pyk gene encoding pyruvate kinase — its product is MKRNRKIKILATLGPASAEESMIEKLHQAGADVFRINMSHASHDVMRTLIQRIRSVEARSGRPIGILADLQGPKLRVGKFVDSKVDLKPGQTFTLDNNEALGDQTRVYLPHPEILESVQPGHRLLIDDGKLALRAEKCDGKSIVCTVISGTRISDRKGVSLPDTLLGVGALTDKDRADLDAVLATDDVDWVALSFVQRPDDLAEVRKIARGRVGLMSKIEKPQALERIEEIIELSDALMVARGDLGVEMPLESVPGIQKQLIRACRRSGKPVVVATQMLESMISAPVPTRAEVSDVATAVFEGADAVMLSAESASGDYPVEAVSTMASIATAIEREPHYPGIIYAQRAQPEATGADAISLAARQIAETLKLSAIVCYTSSGTTGLRASRERPQVPILALSPIIKTARRLAVVWGLHCVVTHDATDLDDMVNRACRIVADEGFGKPGDRIIISAGVPLGTPGATNMIRIAYIGSDGQSGI
- a CDS encoding DUF1036 domain-containing protein, giving the protein MGAVLIQAAPSFLTRSGPLVRLALFALAAFMPFFIADAARADFRVCNGTQNLVGVAIGYRAKDGWMTEGWWQVPATTCATLIEGELQSRYYYLYAEDAARGGRWTGDVQMCVAENEFKITGVQDCYARGYQKMGFKEYDTGRQGSWMVQLSDTPGTQESQN
- a CDS encoding DUF1244 domain-containing protein produces the protein MTALSKEQQIEFEAAAFRRLVAHLRERSDVQNIDLMNLAGFCRNCLSNWYREAAEAEGVPVSRDESREMVYGMSYENWKNLHQNEASPVQKAAFELNNPHK
- a CDS encoding sigma-54 dependent transcriptional regulator — its product is MTGYNELKGAGQILVVEDDPVQRRLLKNAIERHGHVVHQAENGRIGLEMVKRDSGLFNVIVLDLMMPEMTGLEFLDALHEFGTQIPVIVQTGQGGIETVVQAMRAGAFDFVVKPVSPERIATSISNAMKLDQREVKARAGRRSRSGAVGFDDIVSASPAMIRVIDLAQRAAQSNIPVVLEGESGVGKELVARAIQSGGDRANKPFVTVNCGAIPHNLVESILFGHEKGAFTGATERHIGKFMEADGGTIFLDEIGDLPLEVQVKLLRAVQQGEIETVGARTAHKVNVRLISATNKDLIEEVKNGHFREDLYYRLNVFPITIPALRKRKEDIPHLVRVFADRFSSEQKNGRRMTVNSGALALLTAYDWPGNIRQLENAIFRAVVLAEGPELTEGDFPQIAAQLPEYEVVDHLALVADNTGLDPDDSYGEEFRASISGEVHHRLSETSENAIASVNPAGDVRKLADVEEELIRFALKFYRGQMSQVARKLGIGRSTLYRKLKDYGIDPDNPQKDAA
- a CDS encoding DUF882 domain-containing protein, with protein sequence MPNLNGNSKPSRLSWRLLCADICGKAARTAAAALLALAVSSPVFVSTPSEAAGDTRSLKLYFIHTGEKAVITYKRNGKFDPKGLEQLNRFLRDWRKNQPTKMDPRLFDLIWEVYRQSGSRDYINVVCGFRSPGTNEMLRGRSRNSGVAEKSQHMLGKAMDFFIPDVKLATLRGIGMKMQVGGVGFYPKSGSPFVHMDVGGVRAWPRMSRDELVRLFPNGNTIHIPADGKPLPGYQQAMADYKRRVSGTQIEIASASESAPKHKTLFAALFGGGADEQEDESDDSTPVAVAKATPPKAAPAPAEPQQTEVADLNAPVPQVRPAFSNQPAGSDMASALIAPPSGNAAQQALAAALPADQARPQQFADLSAYSIPVPSLLGPRRAPGDAEVASLTGDNGLPVPTPIERPAVAENLLAAADADPEAEADEADQDALSPAVADALEQQRNEGDSQIASKAPEMTVEQAINAAMTQKPPAAKPPLELAALAPMTKSASFGDGFDEPATENAVAQGLPTKGGRPTHKEAAAADASRATVRTEPKLTQKMISQWALTNARLEMASKQVKAPRFVSQTMRAQPTAVYAEGFNVKTASVDPARFSGTAVNFMEVRKFNTN
- a CDS encoding aminodeoxychorismate synthase component I, which gives rise to MLFAEPAEIIVARTCAEFFAGLARMEKAKAEGKWLAGYMAYEAGYLFEEKLAPFAREDRETPLLCFGVFDAPQADTHPLAQPKQRLENEEFLTAPKAAWDFPIYKERFDRLHEHLRLGDAYQANLTMPVEARWNGDPRAAFWSLIERQPVKYGALIDLGGPLILSRSPELFFRTDEDGWIETHPMKGTAKRGATATEDAEIVEAMRRDIKTQAENRMIVDLLRNDISRITEVGTLDVPKLFDIETYPTVHQMVSHVQARLIPGLSIRDIFSALFPCGSITGAPKIRAMEILHALEDGPRDAYCGAIGMISPSGAMRFSVAIRTITLFDGGRAVFNVGGGIVFDSTAEAEYEECLLKARFAVGDQWIAR
- a CDS encoding DUF2312 domain-containing protein, with product MSDAHGVARDQLRAFIERIERLEEEKKTIADDIKDVYGEAKGMGFDTKILKKVVALRKKDEQERMEEEAILDTYLHALGMIESPPEG
- a CDS encoding M3 family oligoendopeptidase, giving the protein MKIELPHARLLLSAAAPAGPSDPGLGDLPVWKLQDLYPSATSTAFVADMEKAGKAAIAFEEKWKGKLAEAATKTGDEGIGAALKEYEALDDIMGRLGSFAGLTYFSDTTDPANGKLYGDVQTKITEFSGHLLFFALELNRIDDAVIDASMAKDPAAGHYRPWLVDLRKDKPYQLDDRLEQLFLEKSMTSAAAFNRLFDETMAELRYEIDGEKVPLEVALNMLQEKDPEVRRKAAMALAATFKANIRIFTLITNTLAKDKDISDRWRGFEDIADSRHLANRVEREVVDALAAAVREAYPRLSHRYYKMKAKWLGMEQMNFWDRNAPLPETSSAVISWPEAKDTVLSAYGNFAPEMADIARRFFDEQWIDAPVRPGKAPGAFAHPTVPSAHPYVLVNYMGKPRDVMTLAHELGHGVHQVLAGAQGALMCQTPLTLAETASVFGEMLTFRALLEKTSDTRERKAMLAQKVEDMINTVVRQIAFYEFERKLHTARKAGELTADDIGELWLSVQSESLGPAISISEGYETYWAYIPHFIHSPFYVYAYAFGDCLVNSLYAVYQKAEKGFQEKYFELLKAGGTKHHSELLKPFGLDATDPSFWSQGLSMIEGLIDELEALDRA
- a CDS encoding N-formylglutamate amidohydrolase; its protein translation is MDDFQSFEILSGKHDKGMVILADHAMNRLPARYGRLGLPEAAFARHIAYDIGIEGLTRQLSASLGVPAVLGGFSRLLIDPNRGEDDPTLIMKISDGAVISGNHPITPQEWDDRIATFHRPYHDAVAATIDGVANATGRAPLVLSLHSFTPAWKGIPRPWHAAVLWDSDHRAVGPLLDMLRADPDLAVGDNEPYDGALKGDTMYRHCMITGIPHALLEVRQDLIADETGISAWAERLAPIFAAMNADPALHGYDVHLSRTGPY